From the Cohaesibacter sp. ES.047 genome, the window CGGCCCTTGTCCATTGCCTTGGCTGCGATCAGATAGCGGGAATCGAGCCCTTCAAGGGCCACTTCGGCAACGTCGGCGCGCACCGGCAGAGAGCCGTTCTTGGCAAGGATCGTCTGACCTTCAGCGGAATAGGCGAAGTCGATGAAGGCCTGAATGGCTGGCATTTTCGCATCATCGGTCGCGGCTGAAACGACAATGTTGTCGCCGCCTGCAAAGGAAGACCAGTCGCCATCCTTGCCGGGCAGATAGGTCACGCCATATTTGAGATCGGGATACTGGTTGTTCAGGGCACCGATGGCAAAGGAGCCAGAGGGTGCGATGCCAATATTGCCGCCAGCAAAGGCTGCAAAGAAGTTGACGCCAGCATCCGTCTGCGAGCCTGCCGGAACAAGGCCATCCTTGACCATGCCGCGGTAGAATTCGATGGCATCCTTCATCTGCGATGTTTTAACCGTCGCCTTTGCGCCTTTATCTTCAAGCAGATTGCCGCCCGACGCCCAGATCAGCGGAGTGAAGGTGAAAATGTTGCAGCCACCGCAGTTGCCGGAGAAATAGTAGCCATAGGTCTCGTCGCCAAGAGCGGCGACCGCTGCGGCATCCTTGCGGATTTCATCCCAAGTGGTGGGCGCCTTGTCTGGATCCAGCCCAGCCTTTTCGAAAAGGTTCTTGTTCCAGATCAGAACGGACGCATCGGCAGAAAATGGCATGCCGTAGATCTTGTCCTCATAGGTGCCAACGCTCAAATGGGCTTTGGACAGATGCTCATAGTAGGGCAGACCTTTGGCAAAATCGGTGAGATCCTTGAGCTGGCCTGCCATGGCAAAGGACGGCGTGTAGATCAGGTCAAGCGACAGTGCATCAGGCTGCGAGCCACCCGCTGCGGCGATGGCGTACTTCTGAACCAGTTCGTTGACAGGAACGATCTGCAGTTCGGCCTTGTCTTCGCCCTTGGCGTTGAACGCTTTCACCAGCTTGGGCATGAATTCGGATCCATCGGACCGAACCCAAAGGGAAAATGTTTCGGCTTGCGCGATACCTGGCAAGATAAAGGCCGCAAGCGCGACGCTTCCATATAGTGCTTTGATGTTCATTTCAGTTCCTCCAGTTTGCCTGCCAGTCAGACGCAGGCGAGTCTTTGAGATAACGTTTGCGCTGTTTGCGCCGACTGTACCCAAGACCAAATTCTTCTCACCCTTGGG encodes:
- a CDS encoding sugar ABC transporter substrate-binding protein, whose product is MKALYGSVALAAFILPGIAQAETFSLWVRSDGSEFMPKLVKAFNAKGEDKAELQIVPVNELVQKYAIAAAGGSQPDALSLDLIYTPSFAMAGQLKDLTDFAKGLPYYEHLSKAHLSVGTYEDKIYGMPFSADASVLIWNKNLFEKAGLDPDKAPTTWDEIRKDAAAVAALGDETYGYYFSGNCGGCNIFTFTPLIWASGGNLLEDKGAKATVKTSQMKDAIEFYRGMVKDGLVPAGSQTDAGVNFFAAFAGGNIGIAPSGSFAIGALNNQYPDLKYGVTYLPGKDGDWSSFAGGDNIVVSAATDDAKMPAIQAFIDFAYSAEGQTILAKNGSLPVRADVAEVALEGLDSRYLIAAKAMDKGRTPFSPVFNDLINSQNGPWITMLNKAFFADSSEEVDEAMDEAQEEMQSIIDSSR